One window from the genome of Yarrowia lipolytica chromosome 1B, complete sequence encodes:
- a CDS encoding uncharacterized protein (Compare to YALI0B12936g, highly similar to uniprot|P53295 Saccharomyces cerevisiae YGR173w strong similarity to human GTP-binding protein P2.387.f2.1 or uniprot|P39729 Saccharomyces cerevisiae YAL036c FUN11 strong similarity to GTP-binding proteins P2.387.f2.1) encodes MAIGITEKITQIQEELARTQKNKATEYHVGLLKGKLARYRQQLLEPAPGSSTSKGEGFEVSKSGHARVALIGFPSVGKSSLLGKITNTKSEIAAYAFTTLTSVPGVLEYNGAEIQILDLPGIIQGASEGKGRGRQVVSTAKTADLVLMVLDATKPEEQRAILERELESVGIRLNKEPPNIYFKIKKTGGVKFSYTNPPKYLSEKMVMHLLKDYKIHNADVLIRDENVTVEDMIDVIHADHRSYIKCLYCYNKCDAVSLEEVDRLAHMPDTVVISASMELGLDDLTERIWADLAMLRIYTKRKGELPDFAEPTVVRSTHNTIEDVCDTIHRDMKNKFKYALVWGVSAKHSPQKCGLSHKIGDEDVVCIFTKT; translated from the coding sequence ATGGCTATCGGAATCACAGAAAAGATCACAcagatccaggaggagctggctcGGACGCAGAAAAACAAGGCAACCGAGTACCACGTTGGTCTGCTCAAGGGTAAGCTCGCTCGATATCGacaacagcttctggagccTGCTCCTGGAAGTTCGACTTCCAAGGGAGAAGGATTCGAGGTCAGCAAGTCTGGACATGCCCGAGTGGCTCTTATTGGCTTCCCCTCTGTTGGAAAGTCGTCACTGCTCGGCAAaatcacaaacacaaagtcGGAGATTGCTGCTTACGCCTTCACTACCCTGACGTCAGTTCCTGGTGTGCTGGAGTACAATGGAGCCGAGATCCAGATTCTCGATCTGCCCGGTATTATTCAGGGTGCTTCCGAGGGTAAGGGTCGAGGTCGACAGGTTGTTTCGACCGCTAAAACTGCCGACCTGGTGCTCATGGTTCTGGATGCTACCAAGCCTGAGGAGCAGCGTGCTATTCTCGAGCGAGAACTCGAGTCTGTGGGCATCCGACTTAACAAGGAGCCGCCCAACATTTATTTCAAGATTAAAAAGACAGGAGGCGTCAAATTTTCTTATACCAACCCGCCCAAGTACCTctcggagaagatggtgaTGCACTTGCTCAAGGACTACAAGATCCACAACGCCGACGTGCTGATCCGAGATGAAAACGTGACGGTCGAGGATATGATCGACGTGATCCACGCCGACCACAGATCCTACATCAAGTGTCTATACTGCTACAACAAGTGTGACGctgtgtctctggaggaggtcgaCCGGCTTGCTCACATGCCTGACACCGTGGTCATTTCTGCATCCATGGAGCTGGGTCTCGATGATCTGACGGAACGAATCTGGGCCGACCTCGCCATGCTACGAATCTACACAAAACGAAAGGGAGAGCTTCCGGACTTCGCTGAACCCACCGTGGTTAGATCCACTCACAACACTATCGAGGATGTCTGTGACACTATTCACAGAGACATGAAgaacaagttcaagtacgCGTTGGTGTGGGGTGTGTCGGCCAAGCACTCGCCGCAGAAATGTGGTCTTTCGCACAAGATTGGAGACGAAGATGTGGTGTGTATTTTCACCAAAACGTAG
- a CDS encoding uncharacterized protein (Compare to YALI0B12958g, similar to uniprot|Q07914 Saccharomyces cerevisiae Chromosome XII reading frame ORF YLR008C), whose amino-acid sequence MSTTPVQPLQSEPLMDSETGVAPQIEAPQVPEGPKKGIDEQIFDYFAEHPVQATAATLVGLYALGAVFKRPAAGARGQFFKGGFENKMGPSEALQILSLRDAGLTMNKLKGQHRKIMLLNHPDRGGSPYVATKINEAKSVLEKRGGLK is encoded by the coding sequence ATGAGCACTACCCCCGTCCAACCTCTGCAGTCGGAGCCTCTGATGGACTCCGAGACCGGCGTCGCTCCCCAGATCGAGGCCCCCCAGGTCCCCGAGGGccccaagaagggcatCGACGAGCAGATTTTCGACTACTTTGCCGAGCACCCTGTCCAGGCCACTGCCGCCACTCTGGTCGGTCTGTATGCTCTGGGCGCTGTTTTCAAGCGTCCTGCTGCCGGCGCTCGAGGCCAGTTCTTCAAGGGCGGGTTTGAGAACAAAATGGGTCCCTCCGAGGCTCTGCAAATTCTGTCTCTTCGAGACGCCGGTCTGACCATGaacaagctcaagggccAGCACCGAAAGATCATGTTGCTGAACCATCCCGATCGAGGCGGATCTCCCTACGTTGCCACCAAGATCAACGAGGCTAAGTCTGTTCTTGAGAAGCGGGGAGGACTCAAATAA
- a CDS encoding uncharacterized protein (Compare to YALI0B12914g, similar to Saccharomyces cerevisiae SEC39 (YLR440C); ancestral locus Anc_4.323, weakly similar to uniprot|Q12745 Saccharomyces cerevisiae YLR440c hypothetical protein) yields the protein MSLFLETAKLTASAQIHALETLLASSPAFCASQKEDILHILLVLTPELLDPKEYMGLVNKVGKGQLDKGQDTGSVVGDEGFIPELVIKSREQKLLAYLDSVVPKPVHNFLEERIRLVFKVSHDTQLMEQLILQSGYHNNSEEVDWVAGVPQVLINYTRLHGINPGLTIDELENGDPSHVIELLGSHLRTPSAEDDLQLVLEPYVAYKNCWAVFRDFVSHVTQSNTPLLATLAHNVTFPESERDAFIQIVLKNSFEANDTQWDALALITESPAVTGASHLTSHFTKQLVETCRLLEPAIPSITLQRANKVTTSGEEVQVDLLDDFVFAEDWLKRTSDQWQTFITATEVLVSLKTVFSTLSDSQVNQKVFEALLGASQFEIAKTTYILGGLVDSEFVEKAILAQFYTFYDAATNGNHTRGSMKSAKLVLGMADTNTRTKHQFKVAQCLLEATNTLSNYSLTLKPGTLTRPVDIRNHDALQVMDRVLDLNPDAYKNCPKLIHVTRQLLDGLDKSESISDADIETRIYTQAVTAALVHDDFDTAQKLCAAHELPWTAYFQVGKYVSPSRDMDELVALKLETLSTALAKCPPEHLSAVLHAWRDVEEMMVSLPESRESVVQPSVVLADVSREAGRKRDQLSSMLVSGLGWAIGANKE from the coding sequence ATGTCTCTGTTTCTCGAAACAGCAAAACTCACAGCCAGTGCGCAAATACACGCTCTTGAGACGCTTCTGGCGAGCTCTCCAGCCTTCTGCGCCTCTCAAAAGGAAGACATTTTGCACATTCTTCTGGTTCTCACTCCAGAATTGCTGGATCCAAAGGAATACATGGGGCTCGTCAACAAGGTGGGAAAGGGGCAATTGGACAAGGGACAAGATACGGGTAgtgtggttggagatgagggATTCATTCCAGAACTCGTGATCAAGTCTCGAGAACAAAAGCTGCTGGCATACCTCGATTCAGTGGTACCCAAACCTGTGCACAACTTTCTGGAGGAACGAATCCGACTCGTGTTCAAGGTATCACATGATACGCAGTTGATGGAGCAGCTGATCCTGCAGAGTGGTTACCACAACAACTCGGAGGAAGTTGATTGGGTGGCAGGCGTACCCCAGGTGCTCATCAACTACACGCGTCTACATGGTATCAACCCTGGGTTGACAATTGATGAGCTGGAGAACGGAGATCCTTCCCACGTGATTGAACTTCTGGGCTCGCATCTGAGAACGCCCTCTGCTGAGGACGACTTGCAGCTTGTGTTGGAGCCTTACGTTGCTTACAAAAACTGCTGGGCTGTCTTCCGAGATTTtgtgagtcacgtgacacaatCCAATACACCTCTTTTAGCTACTTTGGCGCATAACGTGACTTTCCCCGAGTCCGAGCGAGATGCTTTCATTCAGATCGTGTTGAAGAACTCTTTTGAAGCTAACGATACTCAATGGGATGCTCTTGCTCTGATCACAGAGTCTCCTGCGGTTACTGGAGCTAGTCATTTGACCAGCCATTTCACGAagcagcttgttgagaCCTGCCGGTTGTTGGAACCTGCTATTCCATCTATCACCCTTCAACGGGCTAATAAGGTGACTACTTCTGGGGAGGAAGTTCAAGTGGATCTTCTGGATGACTTTGTGTTTGCTGAGGACTGGTTAAAGCGTACCTCTGACCAGTGGCAGACCTTCATTACTGCCACAGAGGTTCTCGTGTCGCTGAAGACTGTTTTCAGCACTCTTTCCGATTCCCAGGTTAATCAGAAGGTGTTTGAAGCATTGCTGGGAGCCTCTCAATTTGAAATTGCCAAGACCACGTATATTTTGGGTGGTCTCGTTGATTCCGAGTTTGTTGAAAAGGCCATTCTGGCTCAGTTTTACACTTTCTATGATGCTGCTACCAATGGTAACCACACTCGAGGAAGCATGAAGAGTGCCAAGCTTGTTTTGGGTATGGCTGACACCAATACACGTACCAAACACCAGTTCAAGGTGGCCCAGTGTCTTTTGGAGGCCACAAACACGCTGTCTAACTACTCTCTAACCCTCAAGCCCGGCACTCTGACCCGTCCTGTTGATATTCGCAACCACGATGCTCTTCAGGTGATGGATCGCGTTCTGGATCTCAACCCGGATGCTTACAAGAACTGTCCGAAGCTcatccacgtgaccagacAGCTATTGGATGGTCTGGACAAGTCTGAGTCCATCTCGGACGCTGACATCGAGACTCGCATTTACACACAGGCCGTGACCGCTGCTCTGGTTCATGACGATTTCGACACTGCGCAGAAACTGTGTGCCGCCCATGAGTTGCCTTGGACTGCATACTTCCAGGTGGGCAAGTACGTCAgtccgtcacgtgacatggACGAGTTAGTGGCCCTCAAACTCGAGACACTGTCCACAGCTCTGGCCAAGTGTCCACCAGAACACCTATCAGCTGTTCTGCATGCTTGGAGAGACGTGGAGGAAATGATGGTGAGCCTGCctgagtcacgtgagtcgGTGGTTCAGCCTTCGGTAGTGTTGGCTGATGTGTCTCGGGAAGCTGGACGTAAAAGAGACCAACTCAGCAGCATGTTGGTCAGTGGTCTGGGATGGGCTATTGGTGCTAACAAGGAGTAG